A part of Myxococcales bacterium genomic DNA contains:
- the mutM gene encoding bifunctional DNA-formamidopyrimidine glycosylase/DNA-(apurinic or apyrimidinic site) lyase: MIKYFIKNIFLFFIKDPALPQQLSHSNSPMPEGPEVKTVTTTLKKQLIGKELGRLWHSSLYLRKAVDYGEFRFFENKKISDISCYGKVIFFEIENKTSLLAQLGMTGQLKVEDQDTPLALHTHLRWPLKESAQEIRYVDPRRFGLIDVCDEEKKECIINRLGPDPFCMTTKDYLPLIEAMKKSSRAIKEVLLDQAVIVGVGNIYASESLFMAGIDPKILACKISTARYQKLIAAVKDVMLLAYKNNGTSFSNYVDGSGKKGSNLEYLKVFQKEGENCSRCQTSIVRIKQGSRSTFYCPNCQK, from the coding sequence TTGATTAAATATTTTATAAAAAATATTTTTTTGTTTTTTATTAAAGATCCCGCTTTACCTCAACAGCTTTCTCATTCAAATAGCCCTATGCCTGAAGGACCAGAAGTAAAAACAGTAACGACAACACTTAAAAAGCAACTTATAGGAAAGGAGCTTGGCCGCCTATGGCATAGTTCCCTCTATTTGAGAAAAGCCGTTGACTATGGAGAATTTAGATTTTTTGAAAATAAAAAAATCAGCGATATTTCGTGTTATGGCAAAGTGATTTTTTTCGAGATAGAAAATAAAACTTCTTTGCTTGCTCAACTGGGCATGACAGGTCAACTCAAGGTTGAAGATCAAGACACTCCTCTTGCTCTGCATACGCATCTGAGGTGGCCGCTTAAAGAGAGTGCACAAGAAATTCGTTACGTTGATCCTCGGCGTTTTGGTTTAATCGATGTGTGCGATGAAGAAAAAAAAGAATGTATTATTAATCGCTTGGGTCCCGACCCTTTTTGTATGACAACAAAAGATTATCTACCTTTGATTGAAGCTATGAAAAAATCGAGCCGTGCTATCAAAGAAGTATTGCTCGATCAAGCTGTTATCGTTGGGGTAGGCAATATTTACGCCTCTGAAAGCCTTTTCATGGCGGGAATTGATCCTAAAATCTTGGCCTGTAAAATCAGTACGGCTCGTTATCAAAAATTAATTGCAGCTGTCAAAGATGTGATGCTGCTCGCTTATAAAAATAACGGCACAAGTTTCTCAAATTATGTAGACGGTTCAGGAAAAAAAGGGAGTAATCTTGAGTATTTGAAGGTCTTCCAAAAAGAGGGTGAAAATTGTTCAAGGTGCCAAACATCTATAGTTCGGATAAAACAGGGTAGCCGGTCAACTTTTTATTGTCCAAATTGTCAAAAATAA
- a CDS encoding DMT family transporter yields MTNTIKVNCALLAAMILWASSFIAIRLSLEGYSPGSVGLFRFILASMSFVIFFAFYAKFPKINLKQLLMLAVAGSFGTAAYSIFLNSGEQSISPAMASFLIAQTPVTNSIFAFVFLKERLSFNTLLAIIVSCIGVSIIVIGQPIESDFNFGIILVLMATFCGSLQSTIQKYILHQLSPLHVIAISVWFATASLLVFASDLISEVQVAPLRSSLAVVFLAFLPSIVGQWLWGYGLSKTTVAKASIYLYMLPFLSTLFAWMVFNEWPAFFEFTGGVVALIGVILIRKEVKK; encoded by the coding sequence ATGACAAATACTATCAAGGTTAATTGCGCCCTTTTAGCTGCCATGATCCTGTGGGCAAGTTCTTTTATTGCCATTCGCTTGAGTCTTGAGGGATACTCTCCTGGGTCTGTAGGGCTTTTTCGATTTATTTTGGCTTCTATGAGCTTTGTAATTTTTTTTGCATTCTATGCAAAATTTCCCAAGATAAATCTAAAACAATTACTTATGTTGGCAGTTGCTGGAAGTTTTGGTACCGCTGCTTATAGTATATTTCTAAACAGTGGTGAGCAAAGCATCTCTCCTGCTATGGCCAGCTTTTTAATCGCCCAAACCCCTGTCACCAATTCAATTTTTGCCTTTGTGTTTTTAAAAGAGCGCCTGAGTTTTAATACTTTGTTGGCTATAATAGTGAGCTGCATTGGGGTGAGCATTATTGTTATAGGTCAACCGATTGAGAGTGATTTTAACTTTGGAATTATTCTTGTGTTGATGGCAACTTTTTGTGGCAGCCTTCAGTCGACCATTCAGAAATATATTTTGCATCAACTTTCGCCGCTTCATGTCATTGCAATTTCGGTGTGGTTTGCAACAGCAAGTTTGCTGGTTTTTGCTTCGGATTTAATTAGTGAGGTACAGGTTGCGCCACTAAGATCTTCTTTGGCTGTTGTATTTTTGGCTTTTCTTCCCTCTATAGTTGGCCAGTGGTTGTGGGGTTATGGACTGTCAAAAACCACGGTGGCAAAGGCAAGTATCTACCTTTACATGCTTCCATTTCTTTCTACTTTATTTGCATGGATGGTATTTAATGAGTGGCCGGCATTTTTTGAATTTACTGGCGGAGTAGTGGCTTTGATAGGAGTAATCTTAATAAGAAAAGAAGTTAAAAAATAA
- a CDS encoding DUF4105 domain-containing protein: MTRHLVFYFCIFYVVNIFSQSFDEVKILHQEFFEAIKNPNNDLENILDAELSNLLRNIKSLGRDHKKNIQREQLSASLGHPKKRKVIFLRGRDVEQTIRPPFKEEKIYNYKFKDTLKSFTLRWASDPQFIKEEPDIAYRLSTFFEIDRWDNNALLEKSMVFYLDRMDFKLRHHLWPVVLHHEKIHSLQLLSMEGGNSLTNAFGHSALRIVMCDPERSEISDECLKDTDFHVVLMFRAEVPPTSHLNPLRAVTGSYPSRLFMTSLNEILDHYLEREKRTIIAIPLELNRDQIVLFTHQLMRIARYDRPYEFFKNNCATELLALLQSVVDDQSIFKHAALSPGGVIKRAQKAQLVKVEWPIKNKSVNNFLQLEDKGLAFVPYEKKLRYFFRNLKVLLSKNDEDILFSRSEFLNNNSQQRIEFYQGVLKNLGSKNIDEYERKVMIFLMEKIEEEIKRRVFKSLNQEGNKFFIEASSKQLLTVNEINFVSSEQNLNEELDKISQSIAHDGNQIVLASVEELRVWEEKQLWMREVLRHNWGMKRLLNNNSNEELNEQEQIIELLKFHASTLNNS; the protein is encoded by the coding sequence ATGACACGTCACTTGGTTTTTTATTTTTGTATTTTTTATGTTGTAAATATTTTCAGTCAGTCTTTTGATGAAGTAAAAATTCTTCACCAAGAATTTTTTGAAGCTATCAAAAATCCAAATAATGACCTTGAAAATATTTTAGATGCAGAACTTTCGAATCTACTAAGAAACATTAAATCACTGGGTAGAGATCATAAAAAAAATATCCAACGAGAACAATTGAGTGCATCCTTAGGGCACCCTAAAAAAAGAAAGGTGATATTTCTTCGAGGACGAGATGTTGAGCAAACTATAAGGCCGCCTTTTAAAGAAGAAAAAATTTATAACTACAAGTTTAAAGATACTCTTAAGAGTTTTACCTTAAGGTGGGCGAGTGACCCGCAATTTATCAAAGAAGAGCCAGACATCGCTTATCGCTTGAGTACATTTTTTGAGATTGATAGATGGGATAACAATGCGCTGCTCGAAAAATCTATGGTTTTTTATTTGGATCGGATGGATTTTAAATTACGCCATCATCTTTGGCCCGTTGTTCTTCATCATGAAAAAATTCATAGTTTGCAATTGTTATCAATGGAAGGTGGAAATTCTCTCACCAATGCTTTTGGTCACAGTGCTCTTCGTATTGTTATGTGTGACCCTGAACGAAGTGAGATCAGTGATGAATGTTTAAAGGATACAGATTTTCATGTGGTATTGATGTTTCGCGCTGAAGTTCCCCCCACATCGCATCTCAATCCACTTAGAGCAGTGACTGGTTCATATCCATCGCGGCTTTTTATGACTTCCCTCAACGAAATACTCGATCATTATTTAGAACGAGAGAAAAGAACCATTATTGCAATTCCCCTGGAATTAAACCGTGATCAGATTGTTTTATTTACGCATCAGCTGATGAGAATAGCCCGTTATGACAGGCCCTATGAATTTTTTAAAAACAATTGTGCAACTGAACTATTAGCCTTACTACAATCAGTGGTGGACGACCAAAGTATTTTCAAGCATGCGGCATTATCGCCAGGTGGTGTGATAAAACGCGCTCAAAAAGCACAGCTGGTTAAAGTTGAATGGCCTATAAAAAATAAGAGTGTGAATAATTTTTTACAGCTAGAAGATAAGGGATTAGCTTTTGTTCCTTACGAAAAAAAACTTCGTTATTTTTTTAGAAATCTTAAAGTTTTATTAAGTAAAAATGATGAAGATATTTTATTCTCACGTTCTGAATTTTTAAACAATAATTCGCAACAAAGAATAGAGTTTTATCAAGGGGTGCTTAAAAATTTAGGTAGTAAAAATATTGATGAATATGAAAGAAAAGTAATGATATTTTTAATGGAAAAAATTGAAGAAGAAATAAAAAGAAGAGTTTTTAAATCTCTTAATCAAGAAGGTAATAAATTTTTTATTGAGGCAAGTAGTAAGCAATTATTGACTGTGAATGAAATAAATTTTGTATCAAGTGAACAAAATCTCAACGAGGAACTCGATAAAATTTCTCAGTCAATAGCTCATGATGGCAATCAGATCGTTTTGGCTAGCGTCGAGGAACTTCGAGTGTGGGAAGAAAAGCAACTATGGATGAGAGAAGTTTTGCGTCATAACTGGGGAATGAAACGACTGCTCAATAATAACTCAAATGAAGAGCTTAATGAGCAAGAACAAATCATTGAATTGCTAAAGTTCCACGCATCAACTTTAAATAATTCCTAA
- a CDS encoding SulP family inorganic anion transporter, whose product MPLHLLSGIRSGFFIALIAMPLCLGIAIASSCPPIAGIITAIIGGIIVSFLGGCKLSIKGPAAGLIVIVMGAVMELGAGDLTAGYKKFLAIAVIAALLQIILVFFKTARFGRLMPPSVIHGMLAAIGIIIVAKQIHILVGATPHQKTTLALIGEVPHSILNINPELAFIGIFTLACMILIPLIPSKIIKIIPPALVALFVVVPLGIIWHLKIPHSYHVLDHDFLVGPSNLVNIPSNIFNSLVFPDFSVLMEPTAYKFIIMLALIGSIESVLTVIAVDSIDQTKTKSNLNKDLLGIGIGNLICAFIGGLPMISEVVRSKANIDNGAKDHWSNFFHGCFLLIAVVWAAPLIQQIPLAALAAMLIVTGLRLASPSTFIKTYKIGIDQLALFMTTLVVTLCSDLLVGITTGMLLKIIIHLIRGVKLKTIISISVRVDQLPTYSQITVLGPAIFSNYFSLQKYINRELNTNKKVIVDFTQANLVDHTTLSCLYSWIDEIGIDRLNLIGLEKLSKNSDHPLSTHKFA is encoded by the coding sequence ATGCCTCTACATTTGCTGAGCGGAATAAGGTCCGGTTTTTTTATAGCGCTCATTGCAATGCCTCTTTGCTTGGGTATTGCCATAGCAAGTTCGTGTCCACCCATTGCTGGCATTATCACAGCTATCATAGGCGGAATTATTGTAAGCTTTCTTGGAGGTTGTAAACTTTCTATCAAAGGGCCTGCTGCAGGACTGATCGTCATTGTCATGGGTGCAGTTATGGAACTTGGAGCTGGTGATCTAACTGCAGGTTATAAAAAATTTCTTGCTATAGCGGTAATCGCTGCATTGCTTCAAATAATTCTTGTGTTTTTTAAAACAGCACGCTTTGGGCGTCTGATGCCGCCATCAGTTATTCACGGAATGCTTGCAGCTATCGGAATAATTATTGTTGCTAAACAAATTCACATATTGGTGGGGGCAACCCCTCATCAAAAAACAACCTTAGCTCTTATCGGAGAAGTTCCTCACAGCATTCTCAACATTAACCCAGAGCTTGCTTTCATCGGAATTTTCACCCTTGCGTGCATGATACTTATTCCTCTTATTCCCAGTAAGATCATAAAAATAATTCCACCAGCTTTAGTTGCTCTGTTTGTGGTGGTTCCTTTAGGAATAATATGGCACCTAAAAATTCCTCACTCCTATCATGTGCTCGATCATGATTTTTTAGTAGGGCCAAGTAATTTGGTTAATATCCCAAGTAATATTTTTAACTCTTTGGTGTTTCCTGATTTTTCTGTGCTCATGGAACCAACGGCATATAAATTTATTATCATGCTTGCCCTCATTGGGAGCATTGAGTCAGTTCTCACCGTCATCGCAGTTGATTCAATCGACCAAACTAAAACAAAATCAAATCTTAATAAAGATTTGCTAGGAATCGGTATCGGAAACTTGATCTGCGCTTTTATCGGCGGCCTTCCGATGATTTCAGAAGTTGTCCGAAGCAAAGCAAATATCGATAATGGAGCAAAAGATCATTGGTCAAATTTTTTTCACGGATGCTTTTTGCTTATCGCAGTTGTTTGGGCTGCTCCCCTAATACAACAAATCCCACTCGCTGCTCTAGCAGCAATGCTAATAGTTACAGGACTTCGTCTTGCTTCACCATCAACTTTTATCAAGACCTACAAAATCGGAATTGATCAACTCGCCTTGTTTATGACAACACTTGTGGTTACCTTGTGCTCAGATCTTCTAGTCGGAATTACTACCGGCATGCTATTAAAAATCATCATTCACCTCATCAGAGGAGTCAAACTAAAAACTATTATCAGTATAAGCGTAAGAGTTGATCAACTCCCAACATATTCGCAGATAACAGTGTTGGGACCTGCTATCTTCTCTAATTATTTTTCATTACAAAAGTATATAAACCGAGAACTCAATACCAATAAAAAAGTAATCGTCGATTTCACTCAAGCAAATTTAGTAGATCATACTACTCTCTCTTGCCTCTATTCATGGATTGATGAAATCGGAATTGATCGGCTTAATCTCATTGGACTTGAAAAATTAAGCAAAAACTCCGATCATCCTCTATCAACTCACAAATTTGCATAA
- a CDS encoding DASS family sodium-coupled anion symporter, with product MNHTKRAIKFFFSIFLGILVFICPLPAGLEAGAWQLFAIFLSTISLVMLGVFPMGAASLMGITMAVLTKSMSFQQAFNGFTSPITWLILSAFFISFGFVHTGLGRRIALFFIATFGKSSLGIAYGVGLTELILAPGTPSSTARTGGIIYPVVESIARSFESFPNDKSSKRIGTYLVLCLFNFTVVTSAMFMTAMAANPLTAKLAKSAGIEITWLSWALYAFVPGLTSLLVLPLVMYKISPPEIKDTAHAAANAKTELKNLGPMKSKERLMALGFILLMTLWLLGPLIKVSAVIAALLGMSFLLIVQVFTWEQLLKLHNAFETFIWFGALLALAEGLSSTGFTSWFGQLVASNMSGFNIGIAVALLFAVYFYSHYFFASCTAHVGALFLPFLMGAIALGAKALPFALALSFASSLFGSLTHYGIGPAPILFGSGYVKLDHWWRIGLIMSLVNITIWLIVGGLWWRILGII from the coding sequence ATGAATCACACAAAGCGCGCTATTAAGTTCTTCTTTTCAATTTTTTTAGGCATTCTGGTTTTTATTTGTCCTTTACCTGCAGGTCTCGAGGCAGGTGCTTGGCAACTTTTTGCCATTTTCCTCAGCACTATTTCTTTGGTTATGTTGGGAGTTTTTCCCATGGGCGCAGCATCACTCATGGGTATTACGATGGCAGTACTTACAAAAAGTATGAGTTTTCAACAGGCTTTTAACGGATTTACCTCTCCCATTACATGGCTCATCTTGAGTGCATTTTTTATCTCTTTCGGTTTTGTGCATACTGGATTAGGTCGCCGTATCGCTTTGTTTTTTATTGCTACCTTTGGAAAAAGTTCGCTTGGCATCGCTTATGGTGTTGGACTTACCGAACTGATTCTCGCTCCTGGAACTCCCAGTTCCACAGCTAGAACCGGAGGAATTATTTACCCTGTGGTAGAATCTATCGCCCGCTCCTTTGAAAGTTTTCCCAATGACAAGTCAAGCAAACGCATTGGTACCTATTTAGTTTTATGCTTATTTAATTTTACGGTTGTCACTTCAGCTATGTTCATGACTGCTATGGCTGCAAACCCATTAACCGCCAAGCTTGCTAAAAGCGCTGGCATAGAAATCACATGGCTATCATGGGCGCTCTACGCTTTTGTTCCAGGCTTAACAAGTTTGCTCGTCCTTCCTTTAGTTATGTATAAAATTTCTCCTCCCGAAATCAAAGATACCGCTCATGCTGCCGCCAATGCTAAAACAGAGCTAAAAAATCTTGGTCCCATGAAAAGCAAAGAACGGCTCATGGCTTTAGGTTTTATTCTTCTTATGACTCTGTGGCTTTTAGGACCTCTGATCAAAGTCTCTGCAGTAATAGCCGCACTTTTGGGTATGAGCTTTTTGCTTATTGTTCAGGTTTTTACGTGGGAGCAACTTTTAAAACTTCACAATGCATTTGAGACTTTTATTTGGTTTGGTGCTCTACTTGCCCTTGCTGAAGGACTTTCAAGTACTGGCTTTACTTCATGGTTTGGACAATTGGTTGCATCTAACATGAGTGGCTTTAACATTGGCATTGCTGTTGCATTGTTATTTGCAGTCTATTTTTACAGCCACTACTTTTTTGCAAGTTGCACTGCTCATGTGGGAGCTTTATTTTTACCATTTTTGATGGGAGCCATTGCTCTTGGAGCAAAAGCTTTGCCGTTTGCATTAGCCTTGAGTTTTGCAAGTTCTTTATTTGGTTCTCTTACTCACTATGGTATTGGCCCTGCTCCAATTTTATTCGGTTCGGGCTACGTCAAACTTGATCACTGGTGGCGCATTGGACTCATCATGAGTTTAGTCAACATCACCATCTGGCTTATTGTTGGCGGATTGTGGTGGCGAATATTAGGAATTATTTAA
- a CDS encoding EVE domain-containing protein, with the protein MTSYWIIKSEPHSYSFQQLEKDKITVWDGVRNYQARNNLQAMKIGDKAFFYHSVGPKEIVGIAKVIKTAYPDPTTKENAWCAVDVEFQKYLTRPVKLSDLKSVKELTNLSLLRQVRLSVCPISKDEWDRIIRLSQEY; encoded by the coding sequence ATGACTTCATATTGGATTATTAAAAGTGAACCACACAGTTATTCATTTCAACAACTAGAAAAAGACAAGATAACTGTTTGGGATGGAGTGAGAAACTATCAGGCTCGGAATAATTTACAGGCGATGAAAATTGGCGACAAAGCTTTTTTTTATCATTCAGTTGGACCAAAAGAAATTGTCGGAATTGCCAAAGTGATAAAGACCGCCTATCCCGATCCAACCACCAAAGAGAACGCGTGGTGTGCTGTCGACGTTGAATTTCAGAAATATTTGACCCGTCCAGTTAAGTTGAGTGATTTAAAATCAGTGAAAGAATTAACTAACTTAAGTTTATTGCGGCAGGTTCGCTTGAGTGTGTGTCCGATTAGCAAAGATGAATGGGATAGAATTATTCGATTATCGCAAGAGTATTAG
- the dnaE gene encoding DNA polymerase III subunit alpha, which translates to MNKDFTHLHLHTQYSFLDGAIRIKDLISKVNELGMKQVAVTDHGNMYGALDFYKQAKNAGVKPIIGIEAYVTGSADYTEKVRENFHLVLLAENDVGYRNLRKLSSEAFVNGKYFFPRIDKKLLYKHREGLIASTACLGGEVSKKCAHNDIDGARKAVQEFKHIFGPNNFFLEVQPNGIPIQERVNGHLAQLAKDEGLRIVATNDCHYVTRDQHDAQNILMAIRQQKAWDDPTLHKHETDAFYIRSHDEMYELLKNDYPDAFANACEIGRRCNVNIELGKTYLPPFPCPDNYRDEEDYLRHLSHQGLMRRLKEINYPIDIDHYTSRLETELSVIIGMGFPGYFLIVQDFINWAKNHEIKVGPGRGSGAGSLVAWALRITDIDPIPYNLLFERFLNPERVSMPDFDIDFMQERRGEVINYVADRYGRERVGQIATYSALNPKSAVKDVARTLGIPFAEINELTKPMPLLIEGKKPDLKQALEYAPNLKAKAKTDPLYERVLENARVLEGLYRQAGMHAGGIVIGEKDLVEYVPIFSGANGEIITQFDKDKVEEAGLVKFDFLGLKTLDVIAHAEKMVNRRIDEENKLDHAKRREKLKNHPHAVQDSESIPYLVVELLAPERKEVFELIASGDTLGVFQIESGGFQDMCRKLKPDCFEDIIAAGALYRPGPMQSGMVDDFIERKHGRKAVVYPHPMLEPVLKPTYGTIVYQEQVLQSAQVLAGYTLGAADILRRAMGKKKFEEMEKQRASFIAGAQKNGVAAEKAAQVFDTIEKFAGYGFNKSHSAAYALITYQTAYLKRFYPVEFMAALLTTSSGSTEDVVKYIREARAQGIKVLPPDINISTSDFTVDYEVEVSGKNSYGQIRFGLGAVKGLGQAALDSIIEARNQKGPAQSMYQFCQNVAQSKVNKKVLEALIKSGAFDCFSRPRKQLMLSIDKAISQAQRIQRDHNRGQTSMFDMFSSSSSEESIEEYANVGEYVLKDRLLMEKEAVGFYLSGHPLDPYEKDAKDLGAIPTVQLVSARHLEEVSVVGVVSALKERPLKSGKGRWAVVVIEDSFGQAELLCFSTAYEQAENLLKTKEPLIFSGRALIDDVDDEGQQQKPKMRLSEVRLLSEAQISRCSYLDIDLRKSEVDENTLHQIEKLLSQFPGEKSVRLHMRVNNKIELKINLSNKFAVNPEEQVMLLLEQEISYLKVRRT; encoded by the coding sequence ATGAATAAAGATTTTACCCATCTTCATTTGCACACCCAGTATTCATTCTTGGATGGCGCGATTCGCATCAAAGATTTGATAAGTAAGGTGAATGAGCTTGGCATGAAACAGGTCGCCGTTACTGACCATGGCAATATGTATGGCGCCCTCGACTTTTACAAGCAAGCCAAAAATGCAGGGGTAAAACCTATCATAGGCATAGAGGCCTATGTTACGGGTTCGGCAGACTATACAGAAAAAGTCAGAGAAAATTTTCACCTCGTTTTGCTTGCAGAAAATGATGTTGGTTATCGCAACTTAAGAAAGCTCAGTTCAGAAGCTTTTGTTAATGGTAAATATTTTTTTCCACGTATAGATAAGAAACTTTTATATAAACATCGTGAGGGGCTGATTGCCTCGACGGCATGTTTGGGTGGTGAAGTTTCCAAGAAATGCGCGCACAATGATATCGATGGTGCACGCAAAGCTGTACAAGAATTTAAGCATATCTTTGGACCAAACAATTTTTTTCTAGAAGTTCAACCTAACGGAATTCCCATACAAGAACGTGTTAATGGCCACTTAGCGCAGCTTGCAAAAGATGAAGGTTTAAGAATTGTAGCGACCAATGATTGCCACTATGTGACACGTGATCAACATGATGCGCAAAATATTTTGATGGCCATACGTCAACAAAAAGCTTGGGACGATCCTACGCTTCACAAACATGAAACCGATGCATTTTACATTCGATCTCACGATGAGATGTATGAGCTTTTAAAAAATGATTATCCTGACGCTTTTGCCAATGCTTGTGAAATCGGTAGACGCTGCAATGTCAATATTGAGTTGGGTAAAACCTATTTGCCGCCCTTTCCATGTCCTGATAATTATCGTGATGAAGAAGATTATTTGCGACATTTGAGTCATCAAGGATTGATGCGACGCTTAAAAGAAATTAATTATCCTATCGATATTGATCACTATACATCTCGTCTTGAAACAGAGCTTTCAGTGATCATCGGTATGGGTTTTCCTGGCTATTTTCTTATCGTTCAAGACTTTATTAACTGGGCCAAGAATCACGAAATAAAAGTTGGACCTGGCAGAGGTTCTGGTGCTGGTTCGCTTGTGGCCTGGGCATTGCGTATTACCGATATTGATCCGATTCCCTACAATTTATTATTCGAGCGTTTTCTAAATCCCGAACGGGTTTCCATGCCCGACTTTGATATCGATTTTATGCAGGAGCGTCGGGGAGAAGTTATCAACTATGTTGCTGATCGTTATGGACGTGAACGCGTTGGACAAATTGCTACTTATTCAGCCTTAAACCCTAAAAGTGCAGTTAAAGATGTGGCGCGCACTTTAGGAATTCCCTTCGCTGAGATAAATGAGCTGACCAAGCCAATGCCATTATTGATAGAGGGCAAGAAGCCGGATCTCAAACAGGCGCTCGAATATGCACCCAATCTCAAAGCTAAAGCCAAAACCGATCCTCTCTATGAGCGAGTTTTAGAAAATGCTCGTGTGCTTGAAGGGCTTTATCGGCAAGCAGGAATGCATGCAGGCGGTATTGTCATTGGCGAAAAAGATCTGGTCGAATATGTACCCATTTTTAGTGGAGCCAATGGGGAAATTATTACCCAGTTTGATAAAGACAAAGTAGAAGAAGCAGGTTTAGTCAAGTTTGACTTTTTGGGTTTAAAAACGCTTGATGTTATTGCCCACGCCGAAAAGATGGTAAATAGACGCATCGATGAGGAAAATAAATTAGACCATGCTAAGCGCAGGGAAAAATTAAAAAATCATCCTCATGCAGTGCAAGACAGCGAAAGCATTCCATATTTGGTTGTGGAACTTTTAGCACCAGAACGCAAAGAAGTTTTTGAGTTGATCGCATCGGGAGATACGCTCGGGGTATTTCAAATTGAGTCGGGTGGTTTTCAGGACATGTGTCGTAAACTTAAGCCTGATTGCTTTGAAGATATTATTGCGGCCGGTGCTCTTTATCGTCCTGGACCAATGCAGTCGGGCATGGTGGATGATTTTATCGAGCGCAAGCATGGCCGCAAGGCTGTGGTGTATCCACACCCCATGCTTGAGCCTGTTTTGAAACCAACCTATGGAACCATTGTTTATCAAGAGCAGGTATTGCAATCAGCTCAAGTTTTAGCGGGCTATACCTTGGGAGCAGCCGATATTTTGCGTCGAGCCATGGGTAAAAAGAAATTTGAGGAGATGGAAAAACAGCGAGCTAGTTTTATTGCTGGGGCTCAAAAGAATGGAGTGGCTGCCGAAAAAGCTGCACAGGTTTTTGATACCATTGAAAAATTTGCCGGTTATGGTTTTAACAAGAGTCACTCTGCAGCCTACGCCCTCATCACCTATCAAACCGCGTATTTGAAACGATTCTATCCTGTTGAATTTATGGCTGCTTTACTGACTACCTCTAGTGGCTCTACAGAAGATGTTGTGAAATATATTCGTGAAGCTCGAGCCCAGGGTATTAAAGTTCTACCGCCGGATATTAATATTTCAACGAGCGATTTTACAGTTGATTATGAAGTTGAAGTTTCGGGAAAAAATTCATACGGACAGATTCGTTTTGGTCTTGGGGCGGTAAAAGGATTAGGGCAGGCTGCGCTCGATTCAATCATAGAAGCGCGTAATCAAAAAGGCCCAGCACAAAGCATGTATCAGTTTTGTCAGAACGTGGCGCAGTCGAAAGTAAATAAAAAAGTATTGGAAGCACTTATAAAATCGGGTGCCTTTGACTGTTTTTCTCGACCACGCAAGCAATTAATGCTTTCCATAGATAAAGCGATATCTCAAGCTCAACGTATACAAAGAGACCATAACCGCGGTCAGACCAGTATGTTTGATATGTTTTCGAGCAGTAGCAGTGAAGAAAGTATAGAAGAATATGCCAATGTCGGAGAGTATGTTTTAAAAGATAGACTTTTGATGGAAAAAGAGGCCGTTGGATTTTATCTTTCAGGGCATCCTCTCGATCCTTATGAAAAAGATGCCAAAGATCTTGGTGCTATTCCTACTGTACAACTGGTGAGTGCCCGACACTTAGAGGAAGTAAGTGTGGTGGGTGTGGTGAGTGCATTAAAGGAACGCCCATTAAAAAGTGGCAAGGGACGGTGGGCTGTTGTGGTGATAGAAGATAGTTTTGGGCAGGCTGAACTTTTATGTTTTAGCACAGCTTATGAGCAAGCAGAGAATTTATTAAAAACCAAAGAGCCTTTGATTTTTAGTGGGCGAGCTTTGATCGATGACGTTGATGATGAAGGTCAACAGCAAAAACCAAAAATGCGCCTGAGCGAGGTGCGATTGCTTTCTGAAGCACAGATAAGCCGATGCTCATATCTTGATATCGATTTGCGTAAATCTGAGGTTGATGAAAATACTCTGCATCAGATCGAAAAATTATTATCTCAGTTCCCAGGAGAAAAGTCTGTTCGTTTGCACATGAGAGTAAACAATAAAATTGAGCTTAAAATTAATTTATCTAATAAGTTTGCTGTTAATCCTGAAGAGCAAGTTATGCTTTTGCTTGAGCAAGAGATTTCTTATCTAAAAGTAAGGAGAACATGA